A region of Streptomyces sp. NBC_01750 DNA encodes the following proteins:
- a CDS encoding RNA polymerase sigma factor, which produces MRRTTGIEDLLRLHAPQVLGALVRRYGHFDLAEESVQEALLAAAQQWPAAGRPDNPRGWLIKVASRRLTEALRSDEARRRREETAAALTPRDAFTAPAPGESRAPSDDDTLTLLFLCCHPELTPAAQVALTLRAVGGLTTAEIARAHLVPEETMAQRISRAKQKVKGVPFRQPGPEDRDQRLEAVLQVLYLIFNEGYTATSGSDLHRADLAAEAIRLTRAVRRLLPQEGAVTGLLALMLLTDARSAARTGPHGELVPLDEQDRSRWDREAITQGSALVEEALSEGPAGAYQLQAAIAALHDEAARAEDTDWPQILALYDLLVLPHGLRHGRSHAPAPMAELGRAVAVAMVHGPEAGLAEVAELEDRLAGHHRLDAVRAHLLEKAGDIEGARAAYQLAAQRTLSVPETRYLQMRAARLLPPA; this is translated from the coding sequence GTGAGACGTACGACCGGCATCGAGGACCTGCTGCGCCTGCACGCGCCGCAGGTTCTCGGTGCGCTGGTGCGCCGGTACGGGCATTTCGATCTGGCCGAGGAGTCCGTACAGGAGGCGCTGCTCGCGGCCGCGCAGCAGTGGCCCGCGGCCGGGCGGCCCGACAATCCGCGAGGCTGGCTGATCAAGGTCGCTTCGCGCCGGCTCACGGAAGCGCTGCGCAGCGACGAGGCGCGGCGCCGACGTGAGGAGACGGCCGCGGCGCTCACGCCACGAGACGCCTTCACGGCGCCCGCCCCCGGAGAGAGCCGCGCACCGTCCGACGACGACACCCTCACCCTGCTCTTCCTGTGCTGTCACCCCGAACTCACGCCGGCCGCGCAGGTCGCGCTCACCCTGCGTGCCGTCGGCGGTCTGACCACGGCCGAGATCGCCCGTGCGCATCTCGTCCCGGAGGAGACCATGGCGCAGCGCATCAGCCGGGCCAAGCAGAAGGTGAAGGGAGTGCCGTTTCGGCAGCCGGGGCCCGAGGACCGCGATCAGCGGCTCGAGGCTGTGCTGCAGGTGCTTTACCTGATCTTCAACGAGGGCTATACGGCGACCTCCGGCAGCGATCTGCACCGCGCCGATCTCGCCGCCGAAGCGATCCGGCTGACCCGGGCCGTACGCCGGCTCCTGCCGCAGGAGGGTGCGGTGACCGGGCTGCTGGCGCTGATGCTCCTCACCGACGCGCGCAGCGCGGCCCGCACCGGACCGCACGGCGAGCTCGTTCCGCTCGACGAGCAGGACCGCAGCCGCTGGGACCGGGAGGCGATCACCCAGGGCAGCGCACTGGTGGAGGAGGCCCTGTCCGAGGGGCCGGCCGGGGCCTACCAGCTGCAGGCGGCGATCGCGGCGCTGCACGACGAGGCCGCTCGTGCCGAGGACACCGACTGGCCGCAGATTCTCGCTCTGTACGACCTCCTCGTACTCCCCCATGGCCTTCGGCACGGGAGGTCCCACGCGCCCGCGCCCATGGCCGAGTTGGGCCGTGCCGTGGCCGTCGCCATGGTGCACGGACCCGAGGCCGGGCTGGCCGAAGTCGCCGAGCTGGAGGACCGGTTGGCGGGCCACCACCGGCTCGACGCCGTACGCGCGCACCTGCTGGAGAAGGCTGGGGACATCGAAGGCGCCCGAGCCGCCTACCAGCTGGCGGCCCAGCGCACGCTCAGCGTTCCGGAGACGCGCTACCTCCAGATGCGTGCGGCCCGGCTGCTGCCCCCCGCTTGA
- a CDS encoding YciI family protein, translated as MKYLVMVQGSQADYEAMRGQASEHSPAWSEKELQAMFAFMGEVNNDLSESGEFVDGHGLAEPAQTRFVSAGKDGRPVITDGPYGETKELLAGYWVLDCESLERVTEIAARIATCPGPEGAPPYPVVIRPIQDGGGDV; from the coding sequence ATGAAGTATCTGGTGATGGTCCAGGGCTCGCAGGCCGACTACGAGGCCATGCGCGGCCAGGCTTCGGAGCACAGCCCGGCCTGGAGCGAGAAGGAACTGCAGGCGATGTTCGCCTTCATGGGCGAGGTCAACAACGACCTCTCCGAGTCCGGTGAGTTTGTCGACGGCCACGGCCTGGCCGAGCCCGCGCAGACCCGCTTCGTCAGTGCCGGCAAGGACGGGCGGCCCGTGATCACGGACGGTCCGTACGGGGAGACCAAGGAGCTGCTCGCCGGGTACTGGGTTCTCGACTGCGAGAGCCTGGAGCGGGTCACCGAGATCGCCGCGCGCATCGCGACCTGCCCGGGGCCCGAGGGGGCTCCCCCCTATCCGGTGGTCATCCGGCCCATCCAGGACGGCGGAGGCGATGTGTGA
- a CDS encoding helix-turn-helix transcriptional regulator → MPRSTTSAAPDSGGAPRIARTPAVHTAGLRTTEPHPDPTGDPLLAAKFSVPSVPESFVRRRRLLDRLADGTAGPLTLITGPAGAGKTILAASWTARATAPHPVVWLTLEDDDSPPGVFWTYVLEAFRHHRVTLPDTVGAPTRADTVDRSLLVRLASALAGLDQPVVLVLDGLDRVPDREVASGLTFILSHAGPQLRLVLISRVDPLLPLHRYRAEDSICEIRSADLAFTRHETATLLRRHGLASPAETVEALTRRSEGWAAGLRLCALAMQRTDDPTGFARSFALSQSAVADYLLAEVVEAQPADTRDLLVRTSILNRVHPQLANLLTGREDAEGILAGLTRDNTFVEPIGDTPWCRFHPLFTEVLHAYLRSHQPGLEPQLHRRAARWFADAGLVSEAMEHAAAAGDWEYAAALIVDHLALGGSLTGPDTHRLERLFAGMPADLPGAAPWLRHLLEQRPELTSAQPWVTERAASADSTPALEGGPADVVLVESLSDRERDVLRLAAEMMSTEEIAAELYVSVNTVKTHLRSIYRKLAVSRRSDAVRRARQFHLL, encoded by the coding sequence ATGCCCCGGAGCACAACCTCCGCAGCGCCGGACAGCGGCGGAGCCCCCCGTATCGCCCGGACACCCGCAGTACACACGGCCGGACTCCGTACCACGGAGCCGCATCCGGATCCGACCGGCGACCCGCTGCTGGCCGCGAAGTTCTCCGTGCCCTCCGTTCCGGAGTCCTTCGTGCGCCGCAGGCGCCTGCTGGACCGCCTCGCCGACGGAACGGCGGGACCACTGACTCTGATCACGGGCCCGGCCGGCGCCGGAAAGACCATTCTCGCCGCCTCGTGGACGGCCCGTGCGACGGCACCCCACCCGGTCGTGTGGCTGACTCTCGAGGACGACGACAGCCCGCCGGGCGTGTTCTGGACGTACGTCCTCGAAGCCTTCCGTCACCACCGCGTGACGCTGCCTGACACCGTCGGCGCCCCCACGCGCGCCGACACCGTCGACCGTTCCCTGCTGGTCAGGCTGGCTTCCGCGCTGGCCGGGCTGGACCAACCGGTGGTTCTCGTACTCGACGGCCTCGACCGGGTGCCCGACCGCGAGGTGGCCTCTGGCCTGACATTCATCCTGAGCCACGCGGGACCGCAGCTGCGTCTGGTGCTGATCAGCCGGGTCGATCCGCTGCTCCCTCTGCACCGCTACCGCGCCGAGGACAGCATCTGTGAGATCCGCAGCGCCGACCTGGCGTTCACCCGGCACGAGACCGCGACGCTGCTGCGGCGGCACGGCCTGGCCTCGCCGGCGGAGACCGTCGAGGCCCTCACCCGGCGCAGCGAGGGCTGGGCCGCCGGACTGCGACTGTGTGCCCTGGCCATGCAGCGGACCGACGACCCGACCGGCTTCGCCCGGTCGTTCGCCCTTTCGCAGAGTGCCGTCGCCGACTATCTGCTTGCCGAAGTCGTCGAGGCCCAGCCCGCTGACACCCGGGACCTGCTGGTGCGTACGAGCATCCTGAACCGGGTGCACCCGCAGCTGGCGAATCTGCTGACCGGACGCGAGGACGCCGAGGGGATCCTGGCCGGGCTCACCCGCGACAACACGTTCGTCGAACCCATCGGTGACACGCCCTGGTGCCGCTTCCACCCGCTGTTCACCGAGGTTCTCCACGCCTATCTGCGCAGCCACCAGCCCGGCCTCGAACCGCAGCTGCATCGCCGCGCGGCACGCTGGTTCGCCGACGCCGGCCTGGTCTCGGAAGCCATGGAACACGCGGCCGCGGCAGGGGACTGGGAGTACGCCGCCGCCCTGATCGTCGATCACCTGGCCCTCGGCGGCTCACTCACCGGCCCGGACACACACCGGCTGGAGCGGCTCTTCGCCGGCATGCCGGCCGACCTCCCGGGAGCCGCCCCCTGGCTGCGCCATCTGCTCGAACAGCGGCCGGAACTCACCAGCGCCCAACCGTGGGTCACCGAGCGCGCGGCATCCGCCGACAGCACGCCGGCCCTGGAGGGCGGCCCGGCGGACGTCGTTCTCGTCGAGTCGCTCAGCGACCGCGAACGCGACGTACTGCGGCTTGCCGCGGAGATGATGTCGACCGAGGAGATCGCCGCGGAGCTGTATGTGTCCGTCAATACGGTGAAGACGCATCTGAGGAGCATCTACCGCAAGCTTGCCGTTTCCCGGCGAAGCGATGCGGTCCGTCGGGCGAGGCAGTTCCACCTGCTCTGA
- a CDS encoding DUF2252 domain-containing protein translates to MRATTPDAHLTPHERAARGKAARDRVPRSSHALFEPPANRTGPVEIVERQSAARVPELVPIRYGRMLESPFRFYRGAAAIMASDLGAAPHTGIVAQLCGDAHLLNFRLLASAERNLVFDINDFDETLPGPWEWDVKRLSASLAIAGRENDFSRKQRETVVRGAVGAYRDAMRGFAGMTNLAVWYTQADADQIRELLPKELGKGARERVSHALSAARTRDNLQVYKKLTKVIHGERRIAADPPLIVPLGDLLPDVERHDLEQQLRTLIKGYGRSLPSDRRHLLEQFRLVDAARKVVGVGSVGTRCWVLLMLGKDDEDPLLLQAKEADQSVLAPYAGAGEYENQGQRVVSGQRLMQAAGDIFLGWERVTGIDGRQRDFYVRQLRDWKGIAVPHLMPPDQLEYFGRVCGTTLARAHARSGDRIAIASYLGSNDSFDRALAEFAELYADQNERDFQALTDAARAGRVTAETV, encoded by the coding sequence ATGAGAGCGACGACCCCGGACGCACATCTGACCCCGCACGAGCGGGCTGCCCGCGGCAAGGCGGCCCGCGACCGGGTGCCACGCTCCAGCCATGCCCTGTTCGAACCGCCCGCGAACCGGACCGGCCCTGTCGAGATCGTCGAGCGCCAGTCCGCCGCTCGCGTGCCGGAACTCGTACCCATCCGGTACGGCCGGATGCTGGAATCACCATTCCGGTTCTACCGGGGCGCGGCCGCGATCATGGCCTCCGACCTGGGCGCCGCGCCTCACACCGGAATCGTCGCGCAGCTCTGCGGAGACGCCCACCTGCTGAACTTCCGGCTGCTGGCCTCCGCCGAACGGAATCTGGTCTTCGACATCAACGACTTCGACGAAACCCTGCCCGGCCCGTGGGAGTGGGACGTCAAAAGGCTTTCGGCAAGCCTTGCGATCGCCGGCCGCGAAAACGATTTCTCGCGGAAGCAGCGCGAAACCGTCGTACGGGGCGCCGTCGGGGCCTACCGGGACGCGATGCGCGGCTTCGCCGGAATGACCAACCTGGCTGTCTGGTACACCCAGGCCGACGCCGACCAGATCCGTGAACTCCTGCCGAAGGAGCTGGGCAAGGGCGCCCGCGAACGGGTCTCCCACGCGCTGTCCGCCGCACGCACCCGCGACAACCTGCAGGTGTACAAAAAGCTCACGAAGGTCATCCACGGCGAACGGCGGATCGCGGCCGACCCTCCGTTGATCGTCCCGCTGGGCGACCTGCTCCCCGACGTCGAGCGCCATGATCTCGAGCAGCAGCTCCGGACACTCATCAAGGGATACGGCCGCAGCCTCCCGTCCGACCGGCGTCATCTGCTGGAACAGTTCCGGCTGGTCGACGCCGCGCGCAAAGTGGTCGGCGTCGGCAGCGTCGGCACCCGCTGCTGGGTGCTGCTCATGCTCGGCAAGGACGACGAGGACCCGCTGCTGCTGCAGGCCAAAGAAGCCGACCAGTCCGTACTCGCCCCGTACGCCGGTGCCGGCGAGTACGAGAACCAGGGGCAGCGTGTCGTATCCGGGCAGCGGCTCATGCAGGCGGCCGGTGACATCTTCCTCGGCTGGGAGCGGGTCACGGGCATCGACGGCCGGCAGCGCGACTTCTACGTCCGCCAGCTGCGCGACTGGAAGGGCATCGCGGTACCGCATCTCATGCCTCCGGACCAGCTGGAGTACTTCGGCCGTGTGTGCGGCACCACACTGGCCCGCGCCCACGCCCGCTCGGGCGACCGGATCGCCATCGCCTCGTACCTCGGCAGCAACGACAGCTTCGACCGGGCGCTCGCGGAGTTCGCCGAGCTCTACGCCGACCAGAACGAGCGCGACTTCCAGGCCCTCACCGACGCCGCGCGCGCTGGACGGGTCACTGCCGAGACTGTCTGA
- a CDS encoding SHOCT domain-containing protein, with the protein MDGDLVLAYDYPVLGAFWTVMWIFLWIMWLMLLFRIIIDIFRDHEMSGWAKTAWLIFVLIIPFLGVLVYVIVRGKEMGTRELHHAQEQRSAMDSYIRETAGGAGSGVDQLAKLSELKAKGDISEAEFQQAKEKLLH; encoded by the coding sequence ATGGATGGCGATCTGGTCCTGGCGTACGACTATCCCGTGCTGGGCGCCTTCTGGACGGTGATGTGGATTTTCCTCTGGATCATGTGGCTGATGCTGCTCTTCCGGATCATCATCGACATCTTCCGTGACCACGAGATGAGTGGATGGGCGAAGACGGCATGGCTGATCTTCGTCCTCATCATCCCCTTCCTCGGGGTCCTGGTGTACGTGATCGTCCGGGGCAAGGAAATGGGCACCCGTGAACTCCATCACGCACAGGAGCAGCGATCTGCCATGGACTCCTACATCCGGGAGACGGCCGGCGGAGCCGGCAGCGGGGTGGACCAGCTGGCCAAACTCTCCGAGCTCAAGGCCAAGGGCGACATATCCGAGGCGGAATTCCAGCAGGCCAAGGAAAAGCTCCTGCACTGA
- a CDS encoding DUF7144 family membrane protein, translating to MSQTTHPRSTPERSEASLATAGGLVVFAAVMLIIGGVLDVFRGIMAIANDDIFVTTPRYVFRFDLTGWGWLHLILGVVAIIVGISLFKAPLWARIIGIAIAALLIITNFLSLPYYPFWSIIAIALYAFIIWALCVVRHDDMTG from the coding sequence ATGTCGCAGACAACTCATCCGCGGTCAACCCCCGAACGCTCCGAGGCATCCCTGGCGACTGCCGGCGGGCTCGTGGTGTTCGCCGCAGTAATGCTGATCATCGGCGGTGTCCTCGACGTCTTCCGAGGCATCATGGCCATCGCCAACGACGACATCTTCGTCACGACACCGCGCTACGTCTTCAGATTCGATCTGACCGGGTGGGGCTGGCTCCATCTGATCCTCGGAGTGGTGGCCATCATCGTGGGCATCAGCCTGTTCAAGGCCCCGCTCTGGGCGCGGATCATCGGCATCGCCATTGCGGCACTGCTCATCATCACCAACTTCCTGTCCCTGCCGTACTACCCGTTCTGGTCGATCATCGCGATCGCGCTGTACGCGTTCATCATCTGGGCGCTGTGCGTGGTCCGGCATGACGACATGACGGGGTGA